The genomic region GAAATCTTTAAGAAAATCACGGAGATTACCAGGTCTAGAGGATACATGGTGAAATATGAGGATAATCTTTATGAGCTTTACGGGAGGTTGTGGAGAGAGACCCGGAGGAAAGGGCCGAGGAGAGAGCTTTGGCATAAATATGTATTAGCTAAAATGCTTTACAGACTCGGGGCGGAAATAGATCATGTGTTTTTAGAAGAAATATATAATTACTACATAGATGAATCAGCAAAGCTTTTCACTATACTTCCTCCGCATAAATATTTGCTTCAATACCTTAGAGGTAAGGGTTACAGGTTAATCTTAACAACTGCTACCGGCGCTCATGATTTACCATTAAAAATACTTAGAAACAATAATGTATCACATTATTTCTCCATGGTTTTCAGCACTCAACTCATAGGCATACCTAAATCAGATCACAGATTCTATGAGGAAATAGTTGATGTTTTAGGGGTTGATCCTGGAAAAATAATACATATAGGAGACTCTTTAGAACATGATGTATATGCGGCGAGGAAAGCAGGTTTAAAAACTATATATTATGGTTGGAGAACTCAGTGCAGAGCCAGCGATCCACAGCCTTGCATCACTGATCTACTAGATCTTCTTCACCTACTATAAGTCCCCATTAATACTCCATAACCTATAATCTTACCCTTAACAGCTTCTAATACATCAGAAGGTCTAGCACCAGCCGTAAGCCCTGTTTCCTCTCTAAGAGCTAATACGAGGAAATAGTATCGATGTCTTCCATGACCTCTCGGCGGACATGGACCTCCATAACCCACTCTGCCAAAATCATTTATTCCCTGAACACCATGCTCTGTCTCATCCTCCTTAGGAATATTCTCTGGTAACTCCTTAGTGTTAGGAGATATATCATATAGTAGCCAGTGATAAAATATTCCTACTGGAGCATCGGGATCATACATAATTAAAGCTAATTCAGCAGTATTATCCGGTGTGTTCTCAAATCTTAGAGGCGGTGAAACATCTTCTCCCTCACACGTGTATTTCCTAGGTATACGCTCACCATGCTTAAATACTGGACTAGAGACCTCAATAACTTGTTCTGCTTCATTCTTAGCTATCTCTAAGGGATTCTTTTTTCTTCTAAGAAAGATCATGGTATCACCACTCAATAATGTATACAATAATATATTTGTTCATAATTGAATTTTACATTTACTCTCAATAATATCGTTAGTAATTTAGTATTTAACCCATACAAAACATATATAATGGGAGAAATGATGAGCGAACCCGTGTCGGAGCCCGTCCTCACCATCCATTGGGCAGTGAAGATGGTCGGCGTTACTGATAAATAACCATTGAATAAATTATTGGGTGCGCAGTTTGGTTAAGGCAATAATTATGGCTGGCGGAGAAGGTACCCGTCTCAGACCACTAACTGTTAATAGGCCAAAGCCTCTGGTTCCACTAGTTAATAAGCCCTTAATGGAACACGTTGTTCACCTGTTAAAGAGCAAAGGTTTTAAGGATATTGGTGTCACTCTTCACTATTTACCAAATACTATAATGAGATATTTTGGAGACGGTTCAGAGTTTGGTGTTAGAATATATTATAGTATTGAGGAAAAACCTTTAGGTACTGCTGGAGGTGTAAGATTCCTAGCAGATAAATATGATTGGGATGAAACAATAATTGTTATCAGCGGAGACGTTTTCACAAACATTGATCTTGAAAAAATGCTTGAATACCATAGGAGGAAAGGATCAATTTTTACAATGGCCGTGAGGAAAACAGATGATCCTACTAAATATGGTATAGCATTATTAGATGAAGAAGGCAGAGTTAGGAGATTCCTTGAAAAACCTAGTTGGTCCGAGGTATTTAGTGATTTAATCAATATGGGTATTTATATTTTAGAGCCTGAAGCACTAGAAATGATACCTTCAAACGAAGAATATGATTTTGCTAAGAATTTGATTCCTAAACTGTTAAGATTTGATAAGCCAGTATATGGGTGGAGAGCTGATAATTATTATTGGAGCGATATTGGAAGCATAAACCAGTATAAGGAAACACATAACGATATATTATCTGGCAAAGTAGGAATTGATACGAGTATGTTAGGTTTAGAAGTTGCTAAAGGAGTGTATGTTGGCGAGAACACTAGTATAGATGATATTGATAATATTATTCCACCCGTTGTCATAGGGAAGGATACGAGAATAAAGAAAAACACTATTATAGGGCCTTTCACGGTTATAGGTTCAAACAATATTATAGAAAATGGGGTAAGAATAGAGAAATCAATTATATGGGATCATAGCTATGTTGGTCCCGCAACAACAATAATTGACTCAATAATATGTAATAATGTACATATAAGCGATCACGTCGCCGTCATGGAGGGAGCAGTAATAGGTGATGATACAAGGATAGGTAGAGGATCAATTATAAGGCCTAATATTAAGATCTGGCCTTCAAAAGTAATTGATCCATATACGATTGTATCAATAAATATTAAATGGGGAATTAGATGGTATGAAACACTAATAGAGCCGTGGGGAATAACCGGTTTATTAAACATAGAAATAACTCCTGAATTAGCAACCAGAATAGGTTCTGCTTTTGGATCATCTCTTCCTAGGAGCAGCTCGGTGGTTGTTGCAAGAGATACATATGCTAGTAGTAGAGTAGTAAAACACAGCATTATAGCAGGGCTAATGAGCTCTGGAATAAACATATACGATCTCGAAGTATCACCGCTTCCAGTATTAACATATTATATTAAGAAGAAAAAACTTAGAGGGGGAATACATGTTAGCTCACTAGTATATGATCCGTTGAGAATACGTATTAAAATATTTGATCATACAGGTAAGTTCATAAATAGATCACAGGCTAAGAAAATAGAAAATATATTCTTCAAGGAAGCATTTAGAAAGGTTCTCGGAGACCAAGTAGGAGATCTTTACCCAACAATAGATCATATAGACCAATATATTTCAGACATATCAAAACATGTATCGCTCGAAAACATACGCAGACAGAGACGGGTCCTAATAGACTGCAACTATGGCTCAGCAGGTAGTTTATGGCCGAAACTAGTGAGAGAGCTGGGACTAACTGTTTACCAAGTAAACTGTAATGAACAATCTCCAATAATGCCTCCTCGAGAACCATTTATACATGCAAGTGTTGATTCAGCAATAAAAATCATCCCTCTCCTAGGCTTATCTGCTGGGTTCATTTATGATAGTGATGCAGATAAGCTAATCGTAATTACTGATTCCGGAAAAGTTGTTTCAGGAGATCAGCTCATAGCCTTGGTAGCAAAAATATTATTGGAAACGCATGGAAAAGGAAAAATAGTTATTCCGCATAATTCTTCAAAAGTAGTCATAGATACTATTAGAGAATACGGTGGAGAAATTATATTTGCAGAACAAGGATTAATGGGTTTATCAGAAAATATCAATGAAAATATTTTAATGGCCGCAGATGAGCGTGGAGGAATAATTTATCCATGGCTACATTACGGCTCAGATGCAATATTTACATCGCTTCTAATACTAGAATACCTTGGATCAACAGGTTATAATCTAAGCACACTTCTCGAACAACTGCCAAGGACAGCCGTGATAAAGAAAACACTAGTTATCCCCTATGCTCAGAGAGGAAGATTCATGCGCATGATATATGAAGAATTAAGAGAAAAAGAAATAGATACACTAGATGGGATTAAGATTATCGAGGAAAATCTTGGATCAGGATATATCAGACCATTACCTAATGAGCCTTTAATAGAAATAACCGCGGAATCAGATAATCAGGAAAGAGCGGAAAAACTTGCAAAAATGCTTCTAGACCTAGCATATAAGATCAAGTCAAAGCTTTAATCTTTAATACCTCTTAGCTTAATTAGAACTAACTATATCACTCAAAAATATTGTTTATGGAATGAAAATTGAGAGGGCGATATCATATTGTCTGATGTAAATATATTGATCATAAATGCGTCTCCGAGAAAATATGGAGATTCCACAAAGCTGTCCGCAATAGCTGAGAAAGGAGTATTAGATGCTGGAGGAAAACCTGAGAAGATATTCTTGTACGATTACAATATAAAAGAATGTATGGGATGCGTATCAGATGATCAAAAAATATGTAGGTTTCCATGCATAATAAGAGATGACGACTTCAATATGCTTGGAGAAAAAGTTCTAGGAAGCGATGGTTTCATCGTAGTATCTCCAATCTACTGGTACAGTGTTCCAGGTAGACTGAAAAACTTCATAGATAGAATGACAAGCATGGAGAACATGATAGTACATATAGGGAGAAGCCTGCTTGAAGGAAAAGTAGCTGGATTCATTGTTACAGGAAGTGATAGTGGAAGTCTTTTAGAGATAGCCTATTTAATGGTTGTAATGAATAGCATGGGGATCCATATACCTGCTTGGGCACTAGCATATCACCATTCTATGGAAGAAGTATTAAACGATGAGCAAGCAGTCCGAGACTCATATAATGTAGGATTCATAGTTACAATAGCGGCTAAAATGTTAAAGGAAAGAAAACAATGGTATAAAAGCGATGTAGACATTGAAGAACTAAGAAAGATTGCTTCAAAGAGCATAGAGGGGTACATTGAGGATAAACGTTTAAGACTACAATTCTATAGACAAGCATTAAGCAGGGAGGATAATGAAGGGTAAAACAAGCTGTAATATTTATCGCAGCAAATCTTATTGACCACATTTATGAGTTTCAACAATTTTCCTTATAATTCTCGATACACTATATAAGTTCTCATCTATCCTTTTATCAAGTCTCTCCACTTTAACACTTGATAACCCCCTTGCTTCCAATTCTTTTTTCAACTTCTCTTCCTGGGGCCACTGATCAGGCCCTAAAAGTATGATGTCTGGCTTAATGTTCTCTACTGGTTTTAAATAATCGTGTTCATCGCCGAGAACAGCTTTATAAACATACTTAATATTTTCTACAACCTTGAGCCTTTGATTCTCAGGTATTACTGGTTCTCTTTTCTTGAATTTTTTAAAGTTTTTATCTCTTGCTACAACTACGTATACTCTTCCTTTTTCCCATGCTTTTTTGAAGAGGTATATGTGTCCGGGATGAATTATTTCGAATCCTCCAGCCACTAGTACTTTTGGCCTATTTAGAAGTTTTGATAATGGTTCCCAGAATATATTGATTTTACCGAGATACCGTAGACTATCAATTAATCCTTCAGCATAAGCTACACAGGCTAAGCTGGTCTCATAATCTTTTTTATCAAAATAATACTTAGCATCTGAGAGGTAAGCCTCAGCTATCTCGATAAGCTTTTTCTCTTTATCTCCGAGTTTTGACTTATCTATTTGGTTCAATGCTTTTTCAACATTTAATATATAAGCATCAACCCTATTTCTTAGCTGTATTTTCATAATCATTCATCTCCATCAACTATATATCTCTATAAAAATATTTGTTAAACACTCAGACCCCTATTCCGATTACTCCTAGCTAGGTAAAAGTTATTTTTGCCTTATGTTAACTCTATATGTTATGATAATAATTGCTTCCCAGGGATAAAGCCTAATGGTTTGGGGTAAGGGATTAGCCAGGAGATTATATGGTTTAACAGGGGTAGTGTGGTCCAAGTATTTAGATATAGATGAAAGGGGTAGGCTCATAGTTAAACTAAAGGGGTACAAGATAGACATAGCAAAACTAGTATCTGACAAGCAATTGCCAGGAGCCCATATACGAATACTGCCTATTATACGATACATGATGGATCAAGTCTATGAAGCATTCATGGAAGCATTTAGGAAATTTGGGTACAAGGGAGCATTTAAACCAGTATACCCATTGAAATCCAACTCTACTCCTATAGTAGTCGATACTATCTGGCGATATGGTATAAAATATAGTTGGGGATTCAATGCTGGAACATATCCAGAAGTAAAACTTATTTCTAAATATATAAATGAAAAACCAAGACTTCTAGTTGTTGATGGTATTAAAGATAATAAATTGCTTGATCTACTTTCAAAGATGTGTGATAGCTGGGAGATAATTGTAGATATCGAAAGCATGAGAGACGCTGACCTATTATCGAAATATCAAGATCTAAATATTGGTTTAAGAGTTAAAGTTACCTCCAAAAGTTCTGGTTTATGGAGCCATTCAAGCGGTTTAGACTCCAAATTTGGACTATTAATTAACACGTTAGACGAAATGGTTGAAAAACATCCGTGGGTACCTAATAGAACAGTTTTATTGCATGTACATGCAGGATCACAAATTACAGATAAGAACAGATTAGAGGATATTATTAGAGAAACAATAATCTTATATAATAACTTAGTAAAAACTGGTTTTAAGAATATTAGATACATTGATTTCGGCGGCGGTCTTGCATATCCCTATATTGAAGCATCTAATCATGTGTTCTCAGCTAATTATAGCTTAAACGAATATGCTGAGATACTAGTTAAAGAATTGGTTAAATCAGCAGAAAATACACCGGATATAGTTTTTGAGGGTGGAAGATATATAGTTGCTCCACATAGAATAACGGTTACAAAAATAATAGATACAAGGCCTTATTCTACCTCTGACCGTGGTGAAACAAGTTATCCTATTGTGGAGGAGATTAAGAATACAGAGAATATTAAGGAACTCGTATATGTATCTAGGAAGGCTAGAGAAGTAATTACTAGGCTAATGCTTAAATTCCCAATAAATATTGAGTCTAGGAGAATACTTGAAAAGCTGTTAACCTCGATAAACGAGGCAATAACTAGTAAGGCATATGAGATAATACATAGAGATAATGATAAGGCATTAGAGGAGTTGATTAAAACACCAAACTATGTACTTGAAGAACTAGTGAGTCCTACCCGTCGATTCTTTGCATCATTCTCATTATTTTCGCACTTACCAGACACAATAATTGCGGATCAATATTTCAAGATTATTCCGTTGCAGAGACTTAACGAAAAACCAGAAGTCCTAGGTGTAATAAGTGATCTTACATGCGACAGTATGGGCGAATACAGTTCATTCATAACGTTTTTACCAAACAATATTGAATATGAAACAGAAGATCTATTTACATCGCTGGATCACAAACTCATGTTTATCCCTGGAAAAACTTTAAGACTAAAAGGAGTACCCCTACATATTCCGCGGAAAAACGAAGATTATTATATAGCATTTCTAGACACTGGTGCCTATCAGGATATGCTCTCAATGAATCATAACTTATTAAACGGATATCCAGAAATCATTATAGATATAATTAATGATAATTTAAAAATAATCTATGAAAATCTAGAATCTGCAGAAAACTATCCATTATGATTTTTAGTAGACAATCATTTCTTTATCTTTTTCGAGATAACTACTAGTGTAGATGTTGATACTACATTAGTTATAGAGCGTATTTTCTCTATAATTTTCTTTAACTGCTCGAGACTTATATCTTGAGTAACAACTATTAGATCATAATCTCCGAAAACTCTATATATTCTACTAACATGTTCTATGCTGAAAATTTTATCCATAACTTCTTTTTCATATCCTGGTTTTATCCTAACAAATATTATTCCAGACAATTATTTCTCATCCTTGTAAATTATTTTATCCAACCTAAAATTTATGTATGTAACTAAGCTTTAAAAGTATGAATCATTCTCTATGTTGGAGTAGCTATTATGCTTTTTGCAGCAACTTTCTTGACTCTAACATCTATTATTTTCCTTAATGGGAGCTTACCAGGTATTTTCACTATTATAGGGTAGCTTGCTGGTTGTCTAGCAATAGTATATTCTCCCACTTGTTTCTCAGTATATAGATATCTTAGAATACTATTTATGGGTGCTATTTTCTGAAGCATTGCACGATCAATTTCGTTCATTATCTTTATTCGGTATATATTATATATTCTTTTGTGTTTTCTCAATAATTGTTCAACTGTTTTCTTATGCATCCATAGAGGCGTATTTTCCAGCACTGATACCTTCCGTATATTTATTCTTCTAATAAGTAATCCTTCTTCATATATTTTCTTTAAGTATTCATAGTTAATCCTGAATGTATTCTTGGTTTCTCCGGGCAAACCATATAGTAGATTTACACCTGGAAGCAGATGGGGTAAACCATTCCATCCCCTATGTCTTCCAATCTCATTTATAATTTTAATGACTACTAGTGCTTCTTCGGGATAAACTTTTAAATTATTCATTCTAACAACTTTTTCATCGAAAGACTCTATTCCGAGAGCAGCTACATCACCTGGTGTATGATATTTTACGATAGTCTTTAGTGCTTTAATCGATTTTTCAGGGTTATGTATAATTGTCCCAGGATTAACATTGTCAATATGTAGAACTCTCAGTCCCGGTGCTACGTTTCTTATCCCATGAAATAGTTTCTCTAAAGCTTCAATGTTTGGTTCAGGATACTCTTTCTCTCCAACACCTTTACCCATATATGCCAATATATCTGGTTGACGGCCTATTCTGAAATGCCGTGCTCCAAACCGGTATAGTTGTTCTATTTCCTTCACAATGTTTTCGGGATTCCTCATCAATGGCCTACCATATCTTGGTTCTGTGCAGAAACTACATCCACCAACTACCCATCTAGGGCATCCACGGAAAGTTTCTATTTCAACTATTAGGTTCCAGCCATAGTTCGGGTGTTGTTTAATTATTTTTGCTCCTAGAATAAATGCTTTATTAGCTAGTTCATAGTTTTCCCTGAGCTTCCATGGCTCAGCTTTTTCGGCACCATATTTGATTAGATTATAAAAGTATATTTCTGGATCACCATATACGAGCTCATCAAATATTCTATATAATATTTTTCTTTCAACAGCAACTGAGCCCCCGCCTATTCCAAAACCATATCTCGCAGCCGGACCGACAAGTATTTTGAAAGTATCTTTTAAGAGGAAAGCTAGTTTCTCAGCTTCTCTGTAACTTAGTGGTTTTCCACCAATATATTTTCCTGGAACTTCTGGCCCCGCAATAAATACGGCAAGATCAGATTTTCTTGCTTGATCTATGAATGATTCAATATTATTTCTAACCTCATCAATAGTCCAATAAATTATATTAACATCTTTTTTAGCCATCCAAACTGCTCCAGCAATAAGCCTGGGATAAACATCAATATATGGAGGAACACCTAAGCCTGCTGGTTCATCATTGTATCCATCAACGATTATTATTTTACTATACACATTACCCTCCCACTTTCATAATTAAAGAAACAATCTTTTATACTGTTATATTTATCTAGAATGTTCAGAAGAGGATTGTTTTAGATAAAAAACTTTATATTAATCAATACCATAACCATATAGTTTATTACGATTTTCCAGCCTCTTCTGTTGATTTTGAAGCCTCTCTCCATGCTAGCCTAGTATAATGAAATACCACGGGTATTAGTACTAGTGCGAATGCTATGCTTAGACCCCAAGCTATTGTGTTTATCACACTTGTTGCTCCAACAAACTGTGAGAATATACCGCTTGCACCGATCACTATAAATATTAATACTATCAATGATTCTATAAATGGTGCTAGCCTCTTATATGTTGGATAAGTCTCAGCCAGTACTGATCCAACTGTTCCAGCTACATATACTCCCACAACTATTACTATAATACCAAGTATTAATGGGTAAATAAGTGATCCTTGCAACAACATGATGTTTAATGATATAGTTAATATAACCGTTATTAAGCCGAGCAGTATAAGGTTCTCCGCTAAACTAGCCAGTCCAGAGTATTTCTCCTTAAACATTGCATGCAAGAACTTTCCAACATACCTCGCTAAAGCAACGCTAAGTATTAAGCCAAGTGTTAATAGTGTTATTCCCCCTATCAGCTTAGGCAGATATAATGCTATCTGGTATACTAGTTCGCCAGTCAATCCTCCAAGATTAATAATCTCCACTGCTGCAACAATTGATACCACAATTACAAAGGCTTTAGTCAAGCCACCTATTAGACCAGATAAATCAATATTCATAGACTTAATGCTTTGACCAATATCTGTTGCTTCAAGGGGTTTCTCCACAATTGCATCAATGATCTTATCAACAATTTTACCAATAGCATCTCCTAGGACATATCCTATAAACAATATTATAGAGGCTGTAATAAAGCCCGGTGCCGCCGACACTATGTAGTCGAGGAGTAAATTATACTGAAACATAACCTTAACCGCTAAAGCTATGACAAAGACAGACAATACTAGTGCTGTAATATCATAAATTAATGAAACAGCTAATTCATGTTTATCCTTGAAAGAGCCCCCGAAAAAGTTTGCAATATACTCAGCAAATATTATTGATACAGGGATACCTATGGCTAGTATTGTTATGCCTGCAGTTATGTTGAGTATAGCTATTGCTATAGCTCTCACCAATTCGCCTGTATAACCTGTCAATGATAATATATCGATGGCAGCTACGATAGAAATAATGATTACAAGAGCCATCACCAAGATCCCTATTAAATTACCGAGATCAACACCTGCCTCCTTAATAGATTTTCCAAATTTTGTCTTCTCTAATGGTTTTTCAAATAATTTATTTATGATAATACTTGTAGCATCCTTTACAAGAACACCAACAATATAACCAATCAATACTATAATAATTGCACCTATGATTTTCGGCAGATAATATATTATCTGCGAGATCGCTTCGTTAAACGAAGAAGATAAGTTCCCTAGTACGTCACTCAACAACGATCACCATAGATCACGTAAATTATACTATATATCTCTTTTTCAATACAAGAAATAAAAAGATTCCATCTAATTTATAAACATTAAATCAATAATTAATTTAGTAAATATTAAAATTAAAAATATCCATTAGAAATTAGAAAAAGATAATAATATAATGAATTTAATACAGAAAATTTTTCTAGCTAACAAATATTTCATTGTATTATTTCATATTCGAATTGCTGTTACAAGCTTAACATTCTCCTCAATAATACTTCATATTTATATGTAAACAAGATAGTTAAAGAGTTAATAAGTGACCTACTCTAATGCATAATAGTATTTTACAACGGTAACGATCATCTATGGATTATAGAAAAGATTATTTCTAACAAGTTAGATAGAGACTATTTGCTTATTTGGATATTATGGTTGTTTTGATGGATTGGCGGGGTTCGTTTTATAAATCCTCACTAATATAATGGTTAATGATTTGGGAAATGCGGATGAAGGGCTCAAAGTGGTCTATGTGGAGCCCCGATAGCCCCCACGATGAAGGGATGAAGCCCCAACCCAAGAGGGGGAAGCCCGTGCAGATATCCAAAATTTCCAAAACAACCAAAAAAATAAAGCACGGGCAACCACGAAATTAAACAGCATCCTAATGTTTTTGTTGAAAACTATTTGTTACCTAGCAGATTCAGTATAAATAATTTCAAGCATAATATTTCATCTCAACCAGTATTGATACACTTTCTAGGACTTACTGAGGAATACGGTTATAACAATGATTGTTGGAACAGGTTGGTCTAGCTGATAGAATTCACCATAAACCAACAGAGAGTTGCGATTGCTGTTGCAACTGTTGCTTTAGCAAATAGTCCCCTGGCACTATTGACGGATAAGCTCACAGCAGAGCTTGACATCGAGAATGCTTTAAAAATAACTAAATTATATGCAGACCTAAGCGTTAAGCATGAAAAAACAATTATTGTTTCACACGTGATCCAAGAATAGCTGTTAGGGCTTCTCATATATTTAGGCTTGAGGGTGAAAGAATAATTGAAGTATATAAGCCATCAGATCTAGGTGTAATGTATGGAAGTAGAGGGAAAGAGGAGGACTTAGCAGAAATAATTAAGAATAAGCTTACCTCAATCAAAAAAGTTGTGGAGGAGCTCGTGAAGAAGCTTAGGGATGGCGAGATAGGTATGGAAGAATTTGATCTTAGATATAATAAGTTAAAGCATCAAATGAAAGCTTTAAAGGAACTATTAAGGAGTCTTGAACACTGAGCAACTATATTAATCCCTTTTCTCTCAACTGCTCATATAATGATCTCACAAGTCTCGATCCAAACCCGGGCAATGATTCTATTTTGGATGGCGGAGTACTCGCTAGATCCTTAAGAGATTTAATGCCATGTTTAATTAGTGTTCTAGCTCTCACTCTACCTATACCTTGCAACTCTACTAGTTCTAATGCATCTTCTTTAACCCCATATTCTAGTCTAATACTTAGTTTCTCAAGATTATTAGCTCTAACAGTGTTGCCCAATACTTTTTCAACACGGCTAAGAGCACTAGCTATCCATGAAGCTGTATCTCTAGCAGAATAAATATCGCCGGGCCCAACACCGTATTTCTCAGCTATTTCATCTTCATCTATCTCATTTATCCAGTCATGAAGCATTTTTGCTTGAACAAAGCTTTGCAACCATACATAGTAATCATAGTATTCAAATGTTTTAGGAGGCTCTGGTATAATGTCTTCATCGCTAAGCTCTAATGCTTCTTCTTCGTATAGTTCAACTAGTTTATTGCTTATATAGGGTTTGCTCCTCAAATAATCGGGTGTCTGTGTTATAAGCATTAGATAGTATAAGTCACCTACATTATCTTTTATATTTTCTAAGTACCGGTTAACAGATAGTGGATCGAGATATGTTATCGAAGTTATTAATCCAAGCTTTGTGGCAATAAATTTATTGTTTCCAATAGACTCTATCATACCCCACTCTAATAGATCATCTAGTACTATGTCTATTGTAGACTTCAAATAGGCAAGATCTCTATATTCTGCTACAAATAATGTGTTCTTGAAAACATTAATGATTTCTTCTAGAGTATTAGCATCTTTCGAGGCTATTAACGCTAATACATGTATTCTCAAACTACGCTCATTGTTCAACTTACTAGTTATGGGTTCTAGTTTTCCATGAATAAACTTCAATCCCTCAGATAAACTAGAAGCATCATAGATTATGGCTTCACCATATGGGTCATATGTTGGTCTACCGGCTCTGCCAGCCATTTGTTTATATTCATAAACAGCAATATTCACAGTCTGCCTTCTCATAGGACTATATCTTTTAATAGAGACGAGAACTCTTCTAGCAGGAA from Staphylothermus marinus F1 harbors:
- a CDS encoding HAD family hydrolase, translated to MEDYYKMFIDPRRTIISFDMACTLFWEPGCKPDYHSRVEIFKKITEITRSRGYMVKYEDNLYELYGRLWRETRRKGPRRELWHKYVLAKMLYRLGAEIDHVFLEEIYNYYIDESAKLFTILPPHKYLLQYLRGKGYRLILTTATGAHDLPLKILRNNNVSHYFSMVFSTQLIGIPKSDHRFYEEIVDVLGVDPGKIIHIGDSLEHDVYAARKAGLKTIYYGWRTQCRASDPQPCITDLLDLLHLL
- a CDS encoding YbhB/YbcL family Raf kinase inhibitor-like protein, with the protein product MIFLRRKKNPLEIAKNEAEQVIEVSSPVFKHGERIPRKYTCEGEDVSPPLRFENTPDNTAELALIMYDPDAPVGIFYHWLLYDISPNTKELPENIPKEDETEHGVQGINDFGRVGYGGPCPPRGHGRHRYYFLVLALREETGLTAGARPSDVLEAVKGKIIGYGVLMGTYSR
- a CDS encoding mannose-1-phosphate guanyltransferase, which codes for MRSLVKAIIMAGGEGTRLRPLTVNRPKPLVPLVNKPLMEHVVHLLKSKGFKDIGVTLHYLPNTIMRYFGDGSEFGVRIYYSIEEKPLGTAGGVRFLADKYDWDETIIVISGDVFTNIDLEKMLEYHRRKGSIFTMAVRKTDDPTKYGIALLDEEGRVRRFLEKPSWSEVFSDLINMGIYILEPEALEMIPSNEEYDFAKNLIPKLLRFDKPVYGWRADNYYWSDIGSINQYKETHNDILSGKVGIDTSMLGLEVAKGVYVGENTSIDDIDNIIPPVVIGKDTRIKKNTIIGPFTVIGSNNIIENGVRIEKSIIWDHSYVGPATTIIDSIICNNVHISDHVAVMEGAVIGDDTRIGRGSIIRPNIKIWPSKVIDPYTIVSINIKWGIRWYETLIEPWGITGLLNIEITPELATRIGSAFGSSLPRSSSVVVARDTYASSRVVKHSIIAGLMSSGINIYDLEVSPLPVLTYYIKKKKLRGGIHVSSLVYDPLRIRIKIFDHTGKFINRSQAKKIENIFFKEAFRKVLGDQVGDLYPTIDHIDQYISDISKHVSLENIRRQRRVLIDCNYGSAGSLWPKLVRELGLTVYQVNCNEQSPIMPPREPFIHASVDSAIKIIPLLGLSAGFIYDSDADKLIVITDSGKVVSGDQLIALVAKILLETHGKGKIVIPHNSSKVVIDTIREYGGEIIFAEQGLMGLSENINENILMAADERGGIIYPWLHYGSDAIFTSLLILEYLGSTGYNLSTLLEQLPRTAVIKKTLVIPYAQRGRFMRMIYEELREKEIDTLDGIKIIEENLGSGYIRPLPNEPLIEITAESDNQERAEKLAKMLLDLAYKIKSKL
- a CDS encoding flavodoxin family protein, with product MSDVNILIINASPRKYGDSTKLSAIAEKGVLDAGGKPEKIFLYDYNIKECMGCVSDDQKICRFPCIIRDDDFNMLGEKVLGSDGFIVVSPIYWYSVPGRLKNFIDRMTSMENMIVHIGRSLLEGKVAGFIVTGSDSGSLLEIAYLMVVMNSMGIHIPAWALAYHHSMEEVLNDEQAVRDSYNVGFIVTIAAKMLKERKQWYKSDVDIEELRKIASKSIEGYIEDKRLRLQFYRQALSREDNEG
- a CDS encoding DUF357 domain-containing protein; its protein translation is MIMKIQLRNRVDAYILNVEKALNQIDKSKLGDKEKKLIEIAEAYLSDAKYYFDKKDYETSLACVAYAEGLIDSLRYLGKINIFWEPLSKLLNRPKVLVAGGFEIIHPGHIYLFKKAWEKGRVYVVVARDKNFKKFKKREPVIPENQRLKVVENIKYVYKAVLGDEHDYLKPVENIKPDIILLGPDQWPQEEKLKKELEARGLSSVKVERLDKRIDENLYSVSRIIRKIVETHKCGQ
- a CDS encoding arginine decarboxylase translates to MVWGKGLARRLYGLTGVVWSKYLDIDERGRLIVKLKGYKIDIAKLVSDKQLPGAHIRILPIIRYMMDQVYEAFMEAFRKFGYKGAFKPVYPLKSNSTPIVVDTIWRYGIKYSWGFNAGTYPEVKLISKYINEKPRLLVVDGIKDNKLLDLLSKMCDSWEIIVDIESMRDADLLSKYQDLNIGLRVKVTSKSSGLWSHSSGLDSKFGLLINTLDEMVEKHPWVPNRTVLLHVHAGSQITDKNRLEDIIRETIILYNNLVKTGFKNIRYIDFGGGLAYPYIEASNHVFSANYSLNEYAEILVKELVKSAENTPDIVFEGGRYIVAPHRITVTKIIDTRPYSTSDRGETSYPIVEEIKNTENIKELVYVSRKAREVITRLMLKFPINIESRRILEKLLTSINEAITSKAYEIIHRDNDKALEELIKTPNYVLEELVSPTRRFFASFSLFSHLPDTIIADQYFKIIPLQRLNEKPEVLGVISDLTCDSMGEYSSFITFLPNNIEYETEDLFTSLDHKLMFIPGKTLRLKGVPLHIPRKNEDYYIAFLDTGAYQDMLSMNHNLLNGYPEIIIDIINDNLKIIYENLESAENYPL
- a CDS encoding Lrp/AsnC family transcriptional regulator, giving the protein MSGIIFVRIKPGYEKEVMDKIFSIEHVSRIYRVFGDYDLIVVTQDISLEQLKKIIEKIRSITNVVSTSTLVVISKKIKK